GTCTGTAAAACAAATCTGAACGGAAGCTTTTTTTTTTTATCATTTCTTCAAGGTTTCGATTTGATGCTGCAATTATTCTCACATCTACATTTATAGGAGTGATACCTCCTACTTTTTCAAAAGTTGATTCCTGTAAAACGTTTAAAAGTTTAGCTTGCATGTTTATGGGAATTTCACTTATTTCGTCAAGAAAAAGCGTTCCTTCATTTGCAAGTTCGAACTTACCGGGTTTTCCGTACTTGCTTGCACCGGTGAAAGCTCCGGCTTCATATCCGAAAAGTTCACTTTCAAAAAGATTTTCTGGTATGCTCGTACAGTTTACAATAATAAAAGGTTTATTTTTTCTTTTGCTTTCATAGTGAATGGCCTTGGCAAGAAGCCCTTTTCCGGTTCCTGTTTCGCCGGATATAAAGACGGTTGAAGGGCTGTTTGCTATTTTTTTAATAGTTTTTTTTATGAGCTTAACATGTTCGCTTTTACCTTTAATGCTGTCAATGTTATAAGGCTGGTCATTTTTAATGTTTAAATTAACGCTATCTGAGAGAATGGCTTTGTTGTAGTTTATTCTTATAGCAGTTCCGACAGATACATCATTGTTTCTTAGAGGAGTTGAAAAAACTCTGACAGGAGAATCGTTAATTTTAACTTTATAATTTGATATTGACCTTCCGCTTAAGATGACCGAGACTACATTGTTTGGAAAAAGCTGATGAATATTTTTGGTGTTCATACCGCAGGATGCAAAAAAATCAAGTGCTGCGGCATTTATTATTTCAATGTTTCCCTCTGCGTCTGTAGTTATAAACCCATCTTCTGACAAATCAAGTATTGTGGTTAGAGATGATTTTGAGGCTGTAGAATCAAATGCTTTGTATTGCTGCATTATAAAAAGCGACAGAAGGTGTGCGAATTGCTCGATAATATTTGTGTAGTAGTCGATATTGTTGACAATTCTGTCATGGCTTTCCTTGGAAAATGAAGTGAAAGAAAGTACTCCAAGGGGTTCTGTGTTAACTGTAATGCTTTTTAGTATTTCAATTGTTGAAGGACAATTATCTTTAAATCTGCATCCCAAGCAAGCTGCCATATGACCGGGATTATTTACTGTCACATTTCCTTTCATTATTACTTCCTGAATGGAAGGAGAATGAACAACGCGCCCTTTGATTCTCAAATAGGATTCGGTGCTTATAACTAAATTGCTTTCGGTATCAAAAACAGCATAGTCAATATTAAAGATACTTTTAATTATGTTTAAAATATTTTTTATTTCATTTTCGTAATTATATAAGTTTATCATAAGTCCTCCTATATATTTAATTAATTATATAACTAATTGACATATGAATCAATAAAATTGACAAAAATGGCAAGAAAACATTATCTTAAGAATAATTTTTATAATAATAAATTTAAAGCAGTTGTGTAATTAGAGTAGTTTTATTTTTTTTATTTATAATGTCAATATTGGCACAATAAATGCTATTATTATAGTAAATAAAAATAGGGGGGTCAAAAATGTTGGTAAAAAAAGATTTGCTGTCATTAGAAGGTAAAGTTGCAATAATAACAGGTGCGGCATCAGGAATTGGACTTGGCTCAGTTGAACTTCTTTCAGCTTACGGCGCTACAGTTGCAATGGTCGACATAAGTGCGAACGGCGAAAAAGAGGCTAAAAGGTTAATGGATGCAGGAAGAAAAGTAGAGTTTTTTAAATGTAATGTAACAAAATCCGATGAAGTCAAGAATACAGTTGAATCTATACTTAATCAATTCGGACATATTGATATATTATTCAATAATGCAGGTGTTACCGTAAGGAAAACAGTTGTTGATCTGGAAGAGAAAGAATGGGATTTTGTTCTTGGCGTAGGACTTAAGGGAACGTTTCTATTTTCTAAATATGTAATTCCGCACATGGCTGCAAACGGAGGCGGAAGCATTATTAACACAGGATCAGGTTGGGGTTTGAAAGGTGGAGATTTGGCAGCAGCATATTGTGCAGTTAAAGGGGGAATTGTTAACTTAACTCGCGCAATGGCTATTGATCATGGACATCAAAATATAAGAGTTAACAGTGTTAATCCAGGTGATACTGATACAGCGATGCTTAGAGATGAGGGAGTTCAAACAGGAGTAGTTAAAGATTCTGCTTCTCAGGAAACTTATCTTAGAGATTGTGGTATAGAAAGGCCTCTTCAAAGAATAGGTATGCCTGAAGATATAGCAAATACAGTGCTGTACCTTGCAAGTGATTTATCGAGCTGGGTAACCGGAGCGGCAATTGTTGTAGACGGAGGAGGATTAGCTTAATTTAACATAATAATAATTTGGAGGTTAAAATGACAATAAGAGGATTTAAAAACCATCCCTATATTCCTAATTCAGTTCCTGAAATAGAAGATGAAATGTTAAAGGAAATAGGACTAAATTCAATTGAAGAACTTCATGAGGATGTTCCTGATGAAATTAAGTTAAAAGAAAATTTGAATTTTCCTGAAGCTTTAGGTTCTGAGTATGAACTAAAAAGACATATTGAAGGTATTTTAAATAAAAATAAAAACTGCTTGGAAAATTTGAACTTTCTCGGCGCTGGCTGCTGGCAACATTATGTACCGGCAATATGCGATGAAATAAACGGAAGAGGAGAATTTCTAACAGCTTACGGTGGTGAGCCCTATAACGATTTTGGAAGATTTCAGGCGCTGTTTGAATATCAAAGCCTTGTAGCCGAGCTTGTGGACATGGAAGTCGTTAATGTTCCAACTATGGACTGGACTCAGGCTGCAGCTACTGCAATAAGCATGGCTTCAAGAGTTGTGGGAAAAAAACAGGTCCTTGTTCCGAGGTTAATGGATAGAGAAAAACTAATGGCTATTAAAAATTACTGTGAACCTGTTCTTGAAATAGTTGAAGTTGATTATGACAAAAAAACAGGATGCATGTGTATGGATGATTTAAAAAAGAAAATCTCCGACAAAACTGCTGCAGTATATTTTGAGAATCCTTCTTACCTTGGATTTATTGAAGTAAACGGACATAAAATTTCAGATATAGCTCATGAATTAGGAGCATTAAGTGTCGTTGGTGTTGATCCAATATCCTTGGGAGTTATTGCCCCGCCTCCGTCTTATGGTGCAAATATAGTTTGCGGTGATTTACAGCCTTTAGGAGTACATATGAATTATGGCGGAGGACAATCAGGATTTATGGCTACAATGGACGAAGAAAAATACGTTATGGAATTTCCTTCTAGGTTATTCGGAATCGCTTCAACTAATGTTGAAGGTGAGTATGGGTTCGGAGACGTTGCATATGACAGAACATCATTTGGTAATTACAGAGAAAATGGCAAGGAATATGTGGGAACTCAATCAGCTCTTTGGGGAATTACAGCAGGTGTATATCTTGCAACAATGGGTCCAAAAGGCATGGAAGAAGTAGGACAGACAATTATGCAGAAATCTCAGTATGCTGTACGAAGATTAAATGAACTTGATAATATTAATGGAAGTTATTTTGATTCGGTATTCTTTAAAGAGTTTGTAGTTGACTTCAGTAAAACAGGAAAATCTGTAAAAGAAGTTAACAAAGCTTTGCTTGAAAAAGGAATATTTGGCGGAAAAGATTTGTCTGAAGATTTTCCTGAACTCGGTCAATGTGCTCTTTACTGTGTAACAGAAGTGCACACTAAGACTGATATAGATAAATTAATTACAGCTCTTGAAGAAATAGTTCTTTAATCTTAAGAAAGCGAGGAATCAATGTGAAAAAAATAGATAGAAGTTGTAAAGTCAGAAAGAATTTTCACCAAGCAAAATGGGATGAAGCAATAATTTTTGAACTAAGCCAAAAAGGCGAAAGGGGTATTCTTGTTCCAAAGGCTGAAACAAAAATATCGGAAAAAGTAGGAGACGGAATATCCAAGCTGCCGAAAAACATGAAAAGAAAAACTGTTTTGAATCTTCCTGAAATGTCGCAGAACAGAGTCTTGAGACATTACACAAGGCTTTCTCAGGAAACTTTAGGGGCAGATGTAAATGTTGAAATAGGACAGGGAACATGCACAGTTAAATACAGCCCCAAAATAAATGATCAGCTTTCAAGAATTCCAAAAATGGCAGAACTCCATCCTCTACAGGACGAATCTACAGTACAGGGCATACTTCAAATTATGTATGAAACGGATTTATACTTAAGAGAAGTTTCGGGGATGGATCGAATTACATTCCAACCAGGTGGCGGAAGTCAAGGAGTATTTACAATGGCATCTCTAGTGTATGCATACTATAAAGAAAAAGGCGAGGAAAATCAGAGAAACGAAATAATAACAACGATTTATTCGCACCCTTCTGATGCTGCAGCTCCACATGTTAAAGGATATAAAATAGTATATATTCATCCGGATGAAAATGGATATCCTGATTTTGAAGCATTTAAAGCAGCCGTAAGCGACAAAACAGCAGCATTTTTTGTGGCTAATCCAGAAGACACAGGCGTTTACAATAAGAATATTTTAAAATTTACAAAACTTGTTCATGAGCATGGCGGATTGTGTGGATATGATCAAGCAAATGCAAATGGATTATTGGGAGTTACAAGGGCCAAAGAAGCCGGATTTGATATGTGCTTTTTTAATCTTCACAAAACGTTTTCAACGCCGCACGGATGCGGAGGACCTGCTGTTGGAGCAACAGGAGTTTTAAAACATATTGAAAAATATTTGCCGGCTCCGCTTGTTGATTACGATGGAGAAAAATATTATTTGAATTATGAAATTACAAACAATCCTTATTCAGTAGGAAAAATCCGATCTTTCAATGGTGTTGCACAGGTTGTATTGAAAGCATATGCTTGGATAAGATCTCTGGGACCTGAAGGGTTGTACCAGGTTGCAAAAACTGCAGTGCTTAATAACAATTATCTGTTTAAAAAACTAATGGAGCTTCCATATGTTGATGCACCGTATATTAAAGGCAAACAGCGTGTGGAGCAGGTTAGATATACTCTTGAAAAATTATACAATGAAACAGGAGTGTCAACTGCTGATGTTCAAAGAAGAATGATGGATTTTGGAATGCATTATTGGCAGAGTCATCATCCATATTACATACCTGAGCCAATGACATTAGAACCGACTGAGACTCCGTCCAAAGCTGATTTGGATGAATATATTGAAACACTGAAATTTATATTCAATGAAGCCTATACAAATCCTGAAATAGTAAAAACAGCACCTCATCAAAGTGTGTGTCATTATATAGATGAATCTGGAATGGATGATCCTGAAAAGTGGGCAGTAACTTGGAGAAGCTATCAGAAAAAATTTAAATAGTTTTTCTAGGTTGTTTATAATGAAATTTCTGTAGGGATGTATTAATTATTTTTAAATCCATTCCTGCAGAAGCACTGTTAATTTGTGCTTAAAAAAAATAAGGACTATAGAGTGATGAAAAAAATAGGATTAATAATTAATCCCATAGCAGGCATGGGGGGGAGTGTCGGGCTTAAGGGGACAGACGGATTGGCACATGAAGCATTAAGGCT
Above is a window of Sedimentibacter sp. MB35-C1 DNA encoding:
- a CDS encoding sigma-54-dependent Fis family transcriptional regulator — its product is MINLYNYENEIKNILNIIKSIFNIDYAVFDTESNLVISTESYLRIKGRVVHSPSIQEVIMKGNVTVNNPGHMAACLGCRFKDNCPSTIEILKSITVNTEPLGVLSFTSFSKESHDRIVNNIDYYTNIIEQFAHLLSLFIMQQYKAFDSTASKSSLTTILDLSEDGFITTDAEGNIEIINAAALDFFASCGMNTKNIHQLFPNNVVSVILSGRSISNYKVKINDSPVRVFSTPLRNNDVSVGTAIRINYNKAILSDSVNLNIKNDQPYNIDSIKGKSEHVKLIKKTIKKIANSPSTVFISGETGTGKGLLAKAIHYESKRKNKPFIIVNCTSIPENLFESELFGYEAGAFTGASKYGKPGKFELANEGTLFLDEISEIPINMQAKLLNVLQESTFEKVGGITPINVDVRIIAASNRNLEEMIKKKSFRSDLFYRLNVIPMKLIPLRQRREDISILANDFLKFYNRKLKKQILGFDNKVYDILNNSYWPGNIRQLENVVEYCVNITEKEVITPADLPLDFYEDKQADTSAAVNPIKENEHKIIIETIDRYGWDVKGKTLASEELGMGLRTLYRKLNDYNKSIANR
- a CDS encoding SDR family NAD(P)-dependent oxidoreductase; protein product: MLVKKDLLSLEGKVAIITGAASGIGLGSVELLSAYGATVAMVDISANGEKEAKRLMDAGRKVEFFKCNVTKSDEVKNTVESILNQFGHIDILFNNAGVTVRKTVVDLEEKEWDFVLGVGLKGTFLFSKYVIPHMAANGGGSIINTGSGWGLKGGDLAAAYCAVKGGIVNLTRAMAIDHGHQNIRVNSVNPGDTDTAMLRDEGVQTGVVKDSASQETYLRDCGIERPLQRIGMPEDIANTVLYLASDLSSWVTGAAIVVDGGGLA
- the gcvPA gene encoding aminomethyl-transferring glycine dehydrogenase subunit GcvPA, whose product is MTIRGFKNHPYIPNSVPEIEDEMLKEIGLNSIEELHEDVPDEIKLKENLNFPEALGSEYELKRHIEGILNKNKNCLENLNFLGAGCWQHYVPAICDEINGRGEFLTAYGGEPYNDFGRFQALFEYQSLVAELVDMEVVNVPTMDWTQAAATAISMASRVVGKKQVLVPRLMDREKLMAIKNYCEPVLEIVEVDYDKKTGCMCMDDLKKKISDKTAAVYFENPSYLGFIEVNGHKISDIAHELGALSVVGVDPISLGVIAPPPSYGANIVCGDLQPLGVHMNYGGGQSGFMATMDEEKYVMEFPSRLFGIASTNVEGEYGFGDVAYDRTSFGNYRENGKEYVGTQSALWGITAGVYLATMGPKGMEEVGQTIMQKSQYAVRRLNELDNINGSYFDSVFFKEFVVDFSKTGKSVKEVNKALLEKGIFGGKDLSEDFPELGQCALYCVTEVHTKTDIDKLITALEEIVL
- the gcvPB gene encoding aminomethyl-transferring glycine dehydrogenase subunit GcvPB, translated to MKKIDRSCKVRKNFHQAKWDEAIIFELSQKGERGILVPKAETKISEKVGDGISKLPKNMKRKTVLNLPEMSQNRVLRHYTRLSQETLGADVNVEIGQGTCTVKYSPKINDQLSRIPKMAELHPLQDESTVQGILQIMYETDLYLREVSGMDRITFQPGGGSQGVFTMASLVYAYYKEKGEENQRNEIITTIYSHPSDAAAPHVKGYKIVYIHPDENGYPDFEAFKAAVSDKTAAFFVANPEDTGVYNKNILKFTKLVHEHGGLCGYDQANANGLLGVTRAKEAGFDMCFFNLHKTFSTPHGCGGPAVGATGVLKHIEKYLPAPLVDYDGEKYYLNYEITNNPYSVGKIRSFNGVAQVVLKAYAWIRSLGPEGLYQVAKTAVLNNNYLFKKLMELPYVDAPYIKGKQRVEQVRYTLEKLYNETGVSTADVQRRMMDFGMHYWQSHHPYYIPEPMTLEPTETPSKADLDEYIETLKFIFNEAYTNPEIVKTAPHQSVCHYIDESGMDDPEKWAVTWRSYQKKFK